The Marinitoga sp. 1197 genome contains a region encoding:
- a CDS encoding AAA-like domain-containing protein: MRRFCTSGPVDKKTCYYVDRPDIMQEALDHIENWRYFTVSAPRQSGKTTLLNDIVEKIKDKYLPIFISFESYGKKSLKSFLKTIIRDIEDDIEYRYNQKIELKTLEELDEIREAILEIYKKTNKEIVFMIDEFERLDESIMNEFLHIIRSIYHKKQIYKLRSVILISVGYLSGILEDNASPFNIAEHLEVPYFTKEQVYDLLSQHETETGQIFDEKVKELIWHNAAGQPGLTNGLAYDL, encoded by the coding sequence ATGAGAAGATTCTGCACAAGTGGTCCTGTTGATAAAAAAACATGTTATTATGTTGACCGACCCGATATAATGCAAGAAGCGCTTGACCATATAGAAAATTGGAGATATTTTACAGTATCAGCGCCAAGGCAAAGTGGAAAAACAACATTATTAAATGATATAGTTGAAAAAATAAAAGATAAATATTTACCAATATTTATATCCTTTGAAAGTTACGGAAAAAAAAGTTTAAAAAGTTTTTTAAAAACCATTATCAGAGATATAGAAGATGACATTGAATATAGATATAATCAAAAAATTGAATTGAAAACATTAGAAGAACTGGATGAAATAAGAGAAGCAATATTAGAAATATATAAAAAAACAAACAAAGAAATAGTATTTATGATAGATGAATTTGAAAGATTAGATGAAAGTATAATGAATGAATTTTTGCATATAATACGAAGTATATATCACAAAAAACAAATATACAAACTCAGAAGTGTAATATTAATAAGCGTAGGATATCTAAGTGGAATATTAGAAGACAATGCCAGTCCATTCAACATAGCAGAACACTTAGAAGTGCCATACTTTACAAAAGAACAAGTATATGATTTACTTTCACAACACGAAACAGAAACAGGACAAATATTCGATGAAAAAGTAAAAGAATTAATATGGCACAACGCAGCAGGACAACCAGGATTAACCAATGGACTTGCATATGATTTAG